In the genome of Arachis stenosperma cultivar V10309 chromosome 6, arast.V10309.gnm1.PFL2, whole genome shotgun sequence, the window ataaaaatgaaaaagaaacgatcataccatggtgggttgtctcccacctagcagttttagttaaagtccttaagttggacatttgaggagcttcctgttatggcagcttgtgcttgaactcatccagaaatctccaccaatttTTGGAGTTAcagtagcctccggggtcccaaacaagccgcagaaagccttcaagcaagttaaagcaagtgacaaggccccaagagtattgatttctagattgaattccggggtcccaaaccttgcttttgcacccgtcttcttgttgagcaatattgttccatccgggtggtaagtagtctgaattctcactaaagcagccaaacaacttcctagacccattcagtcgagctttacaccaacccttgcatttaaactttgagcacacaaccatgttgaacgTTGCttgacaattcttaccactggccatcttcctcttactcttaatgccacaaagagctctaagttgaccatccgtctccagtagcccatattcaagtggaattagaaagctaagggatatgaattttacccacttgaatgttgcgaaggatgatggcaacttagggggaggggtctccaacaactttggcaaggtgattctaagctccactcccttgtgctcttcgaCAACgtccacctctttgcaaacttctttaataccaacctcttcctcttggtagctttcttccgattcaatcttttcttcattgctcatcaagggcatgggaggttgtgcttcttcttctttaatctccatctcttgatcaacctcttccaagtcttcaactatgatatgctttggaggttgtacaccctcctcaacatcaaatgcaaccgtcttggaaggaggctttaTGTCTTGACCTTCCCATGGAGATttagcatctcctaagtcttcaaccacttcttcttcttcaataattccggcttcctccacttgttccagtacaaagtcatgctctGTACTGTTCACTGAagtttctagtatctccttcatgttACGTTCTTCGTTAGATTGTCCACacgaagccatgggggttccttgagtgtccgaacgtcgggaagccaattgatttattgcttgattcaattgatgaagggttgcctGAAATCGATCCACTATTTCCTTgaaatgatcccttgactcctgctcctccttgatgattacCTTTCCATGGCAACTCCCTTCAATTACTCCTTCACCTTCAAGGGTCTCTTCTACtttcacctttagtgcctcctctagctccttatgatgtatggattcgcgaagacgatcctctctctcttgttccatatcaatagcataattgggatcatcttgctcttggattgatggatgtggatgctcttccatggattgtggtgatgggatgggtggatcattatgtggttgaaaacgaagtgcactagagcttgaaggttgattgttgaaggtattTGATGGTCCAATTCGGGAggcgagagcttgtatagtagagtttagTTCGGTaaatgctttctccatggaggtttggggtggataggagggttcatttgttgggagaaagggttcatggtaggaaggtggttcattttgataaggatatggagatggtgaatattgaggtggtggttctgggtatggttcatatggtggttggtgtggtgaataaggattggggtcatatggaggtgaatggtggaaaggggcttgtgagtgtggtggttcaaagttatgttgtgaggatggtctctgagcatatggtggggcttgttggtagttacaaggttgtccaccatatctttcagctgggtatgcattgtagaatggttgttgtccatgatatcttggagggtgttgttgcctaaagggttgattagatcctcttggctccatccatccttgattggtctgaccttgatgcatattcctgctgtggtttttgtttccttcaacaaagttagaaccaaactcaaagcgagaggggtgagaattcatagtagttatcagaaataagggggaaaaaggagaaacaaataaacaagtaaaagaaaaatatatatttttttgaaaaatatttacaataaccaataataaggcacacgtttgcaattccccagcaacggcgccattttgacgtcaggatttttgctagtaaagaatttataaaaatattcgcgttgtagatatagcttctaaactaacagaaatcccttcgtacaaaagttttggttgtcacaagtaacaaacccctttaaaattgataaccgagtatttaaacctcgggtcgtcttctcaaggaattgcagggaggtatgttcttattattggttatgaagattgtaaatcggggttttgaattttgggcaatgggcacagatATATTTAAATGAtgagtaaaataaattaacaataataaaatctcttggcaaggtataagaactagaagtcctatcctagttatccttatcaattgtgatgagaattggatttttcttccactttgttaacctctaactatgaaggtaagttaagtggatgaattaattcgaatcctcaagtcccagtctttccttgggaaaagttagagttattggatctcgaatcaattcttgaagaattccaattttcaatcaacaatgagtttgataactcaagagtcaccaattaatcaaccaaagccaaaagggaaaatatctaaattaaattaaaagcattcatgtaaataaagcaatcaaactacgtttaaacataaattcaaattcaacataaaagagttcataaattaaattgggaaaataagtaaagggaatattaaacctggaattcagaagaaaattgtaagttggaataataataaatcctaaatcttttaagaggaatcctaatcctaatcctaagagagaggagagaatctctctctctaaaaactacatctaaaataataaaaagtgaattaCCAAAGCATacttatgaatggatgcattcccccactttatagcctctaatctgtgtgttctgggctaaaaactgggtcaaaaacagcccagaaatcactccCAGTGCTTTCTGGTCTGTATAGGTCACGGAagagtgacgcggaggcgtcgtccacgTGTTAGCGTGGGTTgtgttcctgccaggtcacgtgGCCGCgtaatccacgcgttcgcgtcgcctggcgtcggggcagctatggcaaattatatattgttgcgaagtcccggatgttagctttccaacgcaactcgaaccatctcatttggacttttgtagctcaagttatggttgtttgagtgcgaagaggtcaggttggACAACTTAGCAATTttttcaacttcttgtattccttccacttttgcatgcttcctttccatcctctgagccattcatgccttgtaatccctgaaatcacttaacacacatatcaaggcatctaatggtaataagagaggattaaataaaagaaaataaaagccaaagaagcatgttttcaatcatagaacaaattctgggaaggaattgtaaaacatgcaaatagtatgaataagtgggtaaagagttgataaaatccactcaattaagcacaagataaaccataaaatagtggtttatcagccaTGTTCACCCAAGTGGGGGTCCGCATCCCCCTCTCCGGTTTTCAAATGGCGCTCCTCAGTCGGATCTCTGTGGCGCTGTCGCAGCTGCATCCAAACAGTTGGGCTTCGATCCGCTCTTTCGAGATGGTTTGTGAATACCTGGAGCTGTCGTGTCCGTCGACGTTTTCCTTTACTCTTTTAACCTCACAAATCCTTCCAAGGAGGGGAAGGCGAGGAaagggttcatgtccttccgaTCTGCCCAAAGTCGGAGGATCTTTGGCTTTTTCGAGGACTCTTATCACGGGTTCAAGGATAAGTATTTTAAGGTGCGTCCAGTCAAAGGTCGCCACCCCTTCTGGTTGTCGTTGGAGGGGAACGCCTCATCCCGACGTATTGGAGTTTCGGGGCGGGGTCTAATGCTTTTATTAAGGTGACCTACAAGGGGATGTATGCCGTGGATAAAAAAATAGCCTACGTGCTGTGGGCTATTTTTGGGAGAAACCACATGAACCCCCACCTTCTTATGGGTCACCGGGAGGTCGCCTGAAATTATATTTGTGAGTAGCTTTGTCTTGTGTTTCTTGTATTGTCGTTGCTTTGGTTGGTCACGCCGGTTAAACAACTaacttgtttatttatttgttgcAGTGGGAATGTCTGCCGAGGTGACAAGCCTTGAGAGCTTGTACAAAACTTTTTTGGAGGAGAGTGATGGGAAGAAGGCTGACCAGCGGCTGGAAGCCCCTCCCGGGAACAAGGAGGATCAGACGGCGCCCTCATCCTGTGATGTCGACATGTCAGATAAGCCTTCTGACGGGGCGCACGTTTCTCCAGTTCATAGGGAGGCGGCCGGTACTGGGCACTCGTCCTCTGCTCAACAGGTCGAGGAAGACGACCTGAGGGTTATCCCCACCCCCAAGAGGCAGAGGTCACTCTCCAGCCCCGAAGGGGCCCTCACCGTGATGGAAAGGAACTTCGATGCCGGGATGTTCATAGACTCCCAGTTGCTTTCCGGCACGGAGGAACACTTTCATGGTACCGACCTTGCGGGGCAGGCACGGTGGATGTATCGTACCCTCCTTCGTGGTGCGGCCATAGCTCGGAAGGCAGAATTTGAGTTGTCAGGTATGCAGTCGCTACGCAGGAAGCTCGAATCTGCTGTTACAGCCAACAACCAATTCAAAACTCAAGTTGAAATGCTTCGGGGGCAGCTGTCCGAGGTAAAGGAGAAGCTTAAGACTGCCGAGGAAAAGGCCGCGTCTGCTCAGGAAAAATTGAAGACTGCTGATGCTACCGTATCCCGTTTGACCGAGCGAGAGATGACTCTAGAAAGCCAGCTCAATGCCGCGCAAGATCGGGTGGTCGCTTTGGAGAAGGAACGTGACGTTGCCGTCTTGTTGGCCAAGGCCGCTCAAGCTGAGGTTGAGGggctgaagaagaagcataAGGAGGTCAGAGAGCAGGGAAAGAGCGCGATCTTCATGACCGAGGAGGCTCTCAAGGCTCAGGTGAAGATCGTGGCCCCCAAATTTGATACGTCGGCAATTGGGGTTTTCAAAACGATcaaggatggcaagattgtcgaCATGCCCAAAAAATGAACTCTTGTACCTTATACTTTTGTATGGATTTGTGGTTCTGTTCTAGAACTTGTGAAACTAATTTTGTTATACTTTATTAGTTGCTTGGTCGGCTTGTGATTATCGTCTTTATTCGCTTATCTGGTAGCGTTTTCGTTTTGTTTTGTTACCATTTTGTCGGTGTATGCTTGTCGCTCATGTTTGTTTACCGTTATGTTGGTATCTTTGGCGAAGCCACGTCATGGCTTTTCTATTGTCGCGGCCGTTTGTTGTGGCTTTAATTTGGTtggctcccggggtgatcagtcccggagCACCGTATTGTTGTCCCATTTACCATTCGTTATGAGGGACATGTTGTCGTGAGATGCATAATTGGGGAAGAGTAAATGGAGAAATTTGTTAAGCAAACATTAATCGACAGTTAAATAGATCTATAGCCATGGTAAGCGTTTAGCAATAGTAAATCACTGAGCTTGTCAAACCGCCTAGCCGGCGTGCTTGAGCTAGGAATAAAATCTTCTCAAGTTACCTGCATTCCATGTTCTCAGGATTTCTTTGCCGCTGAGCTTCTCCAATTTGTAGGCGCCTTTGCCGAGCACTTCTTTGACCTGTAGGGGCTTTCCCAGTTTGCCGCCAGTTTTTCTTCCCTTGGGTCGGTAGCCCTATGTCGTTGCATTGCAAGACGAGGTCATTTTTTCTAAATTCCCTCCTGAGCACTTTGGCGTTGTAGCGTAGGGCCATTCTTTGCTTCAGTGCTACTTCTATCAAATGGGCCATCTCCCTGGCCTCATCCACCAGGTCCTTCTCTACTGCTTCTTCTATCCCCTTCAGAAGTAACCGTGGGCTCGGCTCGCCGATCTCCACGGGTATTATCGCGTCCACCCCCATACGTCAAGCGGAAGGGGGTTTCTCCTGTGGAGGACTGCTCGGTTGTACGGTAAGACCGAAGGGCCGAAGCGAGTTCGTCGGCCTATGCACCTTTTTTGTTATCCAGCCGCTTATTGAGGCCCAGCAAGATGACCTTATTTGCGGACTTGACTTGCCCATTCGTCTGGGGGTGCTCTACCAAAAAGAATTTCTATTTTATACACAGGCCGGTGAGGAATTCTATGAACTTCTTGTTAGTGAATTGCGTCCCGTTGTCTGAGATGACGACTTCCGGGATGCCGAATTGAgttatcacctgcctccacatgaacTTTCTACAATTGGATGAGGATATGCTGGCCAGTGGTTCGACctctatccatttggtgtagtagtcGATGGCAACTATGAGATATTTGACTTATCTCGGATCAACCGGGAAAGGTCCCAAGAGGTCGACTCCCCATTGTGCGAAAGGTCGGGAGGACGTCAGTAGACTTAGTTCGGAAGCCGGTGCTCTGTGGAAGTTAGAATTCTCTTGACACTTGACGCATTCATCACGAATTCTTTGGAATCTTCCATCATCGATGGCCAGTAGTATCCAGCTCGGATGAGCTTTCTCGCTAGGGCTTTGCCCTCGATATGGTGGCCGCAGCACCCCTCGTGGACTTCTCTAAGTACATAGTCCGTCTGGTCGGGATGCAGGCACTTCAATAGGGGCTGGCTGAGTCCCTTTTTAAACAGTTGTCCCTGTATGGTCGCATATTTGGTTGCGTCCCTTCTCAACGCTTTAGCTGCCTTCTCATCGTTAGGGAGGCTGCCGTTTTCCAGGAAATCAATGATGGGGTCCAACCAAGAGGGGCCTAACTTTGTCAAGTGGAGGGCAAATGCTGGTTCCTTTACcatgccttggatgagagaTCGGTTTTCGACTCCCGATTTCGTACTTGCTAGCTTAGATAGGAGGTCTGCCCGTGTATTCCTTTCCTTTGGAACATGTTGGATCGTGACTTCCTCGAACTGCTTGCTCAACTCTCTAACCTTCTCCAAGTACTTTTGCAATAGCAAGTCTCTGGCTTgttagcttccatttacttgtgaggTAACGACCTGTGAGTCGCTACACACCTCCAGCCTCGTCGTCCCGACTTCCTGAGCTAGGGTTAGGCCTCCCAAGAGGGCCTtgtattctgcttggttgttcgaCACAGGGAACTCGAACTTGGTCAATTATTCGTATATGACCCCAGCTGGGCTTTCTAAGATGATCCCACCCCCCCGATGTTTGGTTGGAGGCCCCGTCTACATGGAGCCTCCACCGTATGTCCGCTTCTTCGGTTGGGTCCCCTGCTACTTCCACCAGGAACTCTGCCATTGCTTGTGCCTTAATCGTGTGTTGGGGTTCGTATCGTAAATCGTACTGGGAGAGCTCGATGGcccaagtcatcattcttctCGCTAAATCGGGTTTTTGGAGCACTTGAAAGATTTCCTGGTCTGTTCTCACGACGATCTGGTGGCCTTGGAAGTATTGCCTTAGTCTACGGGAAGAGGTCAAGAGTGCCAGTGCCAGCTTCTCTAATTTGCTATACCTCGGTTTTGCTCCTTGCAGCGCTCTACTCTCAAAGTAAATTGGTTGCTGAGCATTCCCTTCTTCCCGCACCAAAACCACTACAAGCGCTTCCTCTGTTATGGCCAGGTACATGTAGAGTAGTTCTCCGACCTTGGGCTTCCCGAGTACCGGGGGTGCTGCCAGGATCTCTTTGAAGTGATTGAACGCCTCCTTGCACGCAGGAGTCCATTCAAATGCTATCCCCTTTCTCATCAGATTGAAGAAGGGCAGGGCTTTCGCTGCCGATGCTCCGAGAAAGCAAGACAACGCGGTGAGCCTTCCTGCCAGCCTCTGGACGTCTTTGACACAGGCCAGGCTCTTCATTTGGAGTATAACTTGGCACTTTTTGGGGTTGGCTTCCACCCCCCTTTGGGTTATCATAAATCTTAGGAACTTTCCTGCCTCCATGGCAAAGGCGCACTTGAGCGGGTTGAGCCTCATGCCCTGTTGTCGGAGGGACGTGAACACATCCCCCAGGTCACGTAGGAGGTCATCAGGCCGGGTGGTCTTTGCCAGGATGTCATCTACATAGACTTCCACCGTCTTGCCTATGAGATCGCTGAATATCTTGTTCATCAGCCTCTGGTACGTGGCCCCCGCATTTTTCAGGCCAAATGGCAATCACCTTGTAGTAATAGATTCCTCCTGGTATTATGAACGCTGTTTTATCCTCGTCAGgccggtgcatcggtatctgattgtaGTCGGAATAAGCATCCAAAAAGCTCAGATACCGGTACCTCGCCGCCGCATCAACAAGTGCATCAATGTTGGGAAGGGGGTAGCAGTCCTTGGgacatgctttgttgagatTGGAATAGTCCACACACATCCTCCATCTCCCATTGTGCATTTTTACCAGAACTACATTTGACAGCCAGGTCAAGTAGTCTAGTTCTCGGATAAAacctgcttctaggaggctggccatttgccTAGCCACCTCCTCTGCTCTTTCCTGCGACATCTTCCTTCTCCTTTGAGCCACTGGTCGGGCTTCCAGCTTGATGGCCAAGTGGTGTGACATGAGTTGGGGGTCTATACCTGGCATATCGGCTGGCGTCCAGGCAAACAAATCGCCATTGGCCCTGATCATTTCTACCAAAAGCTCTTTCAATTCATGTGGGAGGTTTCTGTTTACGAACATGAACTTTTCCTCCGTGTCCCCGACCCTAAACTTTTCCAGGTCCCCCTCTAGTTCGGGTCTGGGCTTGTCGCCGACTCTAGCGTCCAGGTTGGCGAGGAACACCCTTGATGCTTCTTTAGATTTTTTTCTCAGggagaggctggcgttgtcgCAAGCGACTGCCATTTCCAAATCTCCTTTTATGGATCCTACAGATCCGTCAACAGCGATGAACTTCATTACTAGAAGCTTCGTACTGATCATTGCCCCAACATCGTTAATGGTTTTCCTCCCTAGGATGATGTTGTAGGCTGTGGAGTCCCGTAGAACTACGAACTCAACCATCATCGATCTTCGCCCCTGTCCTTATCCTACGGAGACCGGCAGGAAGATTATCCCATCCGGGTTGATAAAGTGGTCGCCTAGCCCTACGACATCGTGCTGGTGAATTGTTAGGTCGGCATCACGTAATCCCAATGCATCGAACACGTTGCGGAACATAATATTCGAGTCTGCCCCCGTATCCCCAAGGATCTGTTAGACGAGGCCAGTTCTAACCCTGGCCGTGATGGCCATGGGGGGCTTTCCAGGATCTCGTCGAACCATTGGTCTTCAAGACCTAAAGAGATGGATGGAAGCCTTTTGGAGCTTCGCGCAGATTTGGAGGAGACCGCCAGGACTTTGGTGTCTTTCTTGTGTGCCGATCTCGACTTTGGAGCTGTGTTTCTTGTGGTTACTACATTCACCACGGTGTGGCCGTGGTCGTTGTCCTCTGGatctgataaacccatattttatgatatatattgtgctcaatttaagtgatttattcaaCCCTTCACATacttattcatagaaattgcataagttttgctttccctttcctattatgtgatatatatatatatatgaaatacatgttttctatgctttaaaagtaattattttaactaccctttattaccattcgatgccgtgatttgtgtgttgagtactttcaggtttt includes:
- the LOC130934282 gene encoding uncharacterized protein LOC130934282, which codes for MVKEPAFALHLTKLGPSWLDPIIDFLENGSLPNDEKAAKALRRDATKYATIQGQLFKKGLSQPLLKCLHPDQTDYVLREVHEGCCGHHIEGKALARKLIRAGYYWPSMMEDSKEFVMNASSVKRILTSTEHRLPN